In Musa acuminata AAA Group cultivar baxijiao chromosome BXJ2-10, Cavendish_Baxijiao_AAA, whole genome shotgun sequence, a genomic segment contains:
- the LOC103969243 gene encoding protein Barley B recombinant, with the protein MDEDGGLGIRNWGYYEPPSKGNLGLQLMSSAAERNTKPLQSGGGFFHRDCSIPEPSVQMDFGRDGWIHHGRDSNKILEMLPVNHHHHHHHSHYGILHDPSVTQTIQMLQHPEPPKDDKLPMMDEPVGKNETPLKKRAQARPQKSSKAKKPKKVAAPKDETTNGSVSHGKSSRSSGMVINGITLDISGIPTPVCSCTGKPQPCYRWGAGGWQSACCTTSISMYPLPMSTKRRGARIAGRKMSQGAFKKVLEKLTEEGHNLSNPIDLRPLWAKHGTNKFVTIR; encoded by the coding sequence ATGGATGAGGATGGGGGGTTGGGCATTCGGAATTGGGGCTACTATGAGCCGCCTTCGAAGGGGAACCTTGGCTTGCAGCTCATGTCCTCGGCTGCGGAGCGCAACACCAAGCCTCTGCAGTCCGGCGGAGGATTCTTCCATCGGGATTGCAGTATCCCGGAGCCATCCGTGCAGATGGATTTTGGGAGAGATGGCTGGATCCACCATGGACGAGACAGCAATAAGATCCTTGAGATGCTGCCGGTgaatcaccatcaccatcaccaccaTTCCCATTACGGCATCCTTCATGATCCTTCGGTCACCCAGACCATCCAGATGTTGCAGCATCCGGAACCACCCAAGGATGACAAGCTTCCGATGATGGATGAACCTGTTGGTAAAAATGAGACTCCTTTAAAGAAGAGGGCCCAGGCTCGCCCCCAAAAATCATCAAAAGCTAAGAAGCCAAAGAAAGTAGCAGCACCGAAAGATGAGACCACTAATGGTTCTGTGTCACATGGGAAATCTAGTAGGAGCTCAGGAATGGTCATTAATGGGATTACCCTCGATATCTCAGGGATCCCAACGCCGGTTTGCTCTTGCACAGGCAAGCCACAGCCATGCTACCGATGGGGCGCTGGAGGCTGGCAGTCAGCTTGCTGCACCACCAGCATTTCGATGTACCCCCTCCCAATGAGCACCAAAAGGCGAGGGGCGCGCATTGCCGGCCGGAAGATGAGTCAGGGAGCATTCAAGAAGGTTTTGGAAAAGCTCACTGAAGAAGGCCATAACCTGTCTAATCCAATTGACTTGAGGCCTCTCTGGGCTAAACATGGCACCAACAAGTTTGTGACAATAAGGTAA
- the LOC135625331 gene encoding 65-kDa microtubule-associated protein 6-like: MAGLGVQAALRSSISLETTCGALLQELEHIWTEIGESDEEKDHMLSELEKECMLVYRRKVDEARSARARLHQSLVAKEAELASLMAVLGEQSLQLKMEKSRSLKERLASVTPLLEDLRMKKEERVKQFSDILSQIEKLNADITGFSHQYDSLTIGVKIEEHDLSTRKLTEYQAKLRSLQKEKSDRLHKVLEHVNEVHSLCGMLGMDFRKIVEEVHPSLHETCAEQSTNISDATLEGLSQVILRLKTEKKIRTQKLRDAVESLKNLWDLMDSSEEERRPFEKVATVLGSSEVDVMCSGVFSLETIKQIETEVERLKKLKVGRMKELVLRKRSELEEICKNTHIEPDMSTAPEKACALLDSCLVDPSGLLTNIETQIRKAKEDSVMRKEIIDRVNKWLLACEEENWLEDYDKDVNKYSAGRGAHFNLKRAEKARVTVSKIPATVDNLTSRIFIWEDEKNMPFLYDGVRLVSVLEDYKLKRQQKEEEKRRYREHKKLQNLLLTEKEAVYGSKPTPKRSNSFNRKTNAYHANGNGNGFMTPSPRRISVGSATPELLTPRSYSGRYNSYFKETRRLSAAPLNFVAVSKEDTISSFTSIAGSEVGSPPLR; the protein is encoded by the exons ATGGCAGGATTAGGGGTTCAGGCGGCGTTGCGGAGCAGTATCAGTCTAGAGACCACATGTGGTGCTTTGCTCCAAGAGCTTGAG CACATATGGACAGAGATTGGAGAGAGCGACGAGGAGAAAGACCACATGCTATCGGAGTTGGAAAAAGAGTGCATGCTAGTGTACCGGAGGAAGGTTGACGAAGCCAGGAGTGCCAGGGCACGCCTCCATCAATCTTTGGTTGCCAAAGAAGCGGAGCTTGCATCTCTCATGGCGGTACTTGGTGAGCAGAGCCTCCAGCTAAAG ATGGAGAAATCTAGATCATTGAAGGAAAGACTTGCTTCAGTTACCCCTCTTTTGGAAGATCTCAGGATGAAGAAAGAGGAACGAGTCAAGCAGTTCTCTGATATACTGTCTCAGATTGAAAAGCTCAATGCAGATATTACAGGATTTAGTCACCAGTATGACTCTCTAACTATCGGTGTCAAGATTGAAGAACATGATTTGTCAACAAGGAAACTCACCGAGTATCAAGCAAAGCTACGAAGTCTCCAGAAGGAGAAG TCTGATAGGCTTCATAAAGTTTTGGAACATGTAAATGAGGTGCATTCTTTATGTGGTATGCTTGGAATGGACTTCAGGAAGATAGTGGAAGAAGTACACCCCAGTCTGCATGAGACTTGTGCAGAGCAGTCCACCAATATTAGTGATGCCACACTGGAGGGCCTATCTCAAGTCATCCTAAGACTTAAGACTGAAAAGAAGATACGAACTCAAAAG CTGCGAGATGCCGTTGAATCACTTAAAAATCTATGGGATTTGATGGATTCATCGGAAGAAGAGAGGAGGCCTTTTGAAAAAGTGGCGACTGTGCTTGGATCCTCTGAAGTTGATGTCATGTGTTCTGGTGTATTCTCACTTGAAACAATCAAGCAG ATAGAAACTGAAGTTGAGAGGCTTAAAAAACTGAAAGTTGGTAGAATGAAAGAACTTGTTTTAAGGAAAAGGTCAGAACTAGAAGAGATATGCAAAAACACACACATTGAACCAGATATGAGTACTGCACCAGAGAAGGCCTGCGCACTTCTAGATTCTT GCCTTGTTGATCCTTCTGGACTTCTCACGAACATTGAGACACAGATCAGAAAAGCTAAAGAAGATTCTGTGATGAGGAAAGAAATTATAGACAGAGTGAACAAATGGCTCTTGGCATGTGAAGAAGAAAATTGGCTTGAAGATTATGACAAG GACGTGAACAAGTATAGTGCCGGAAGAGGTGCCCACTTCAATCTAAAACGTGCAGAGAAGGCAAGGGTGACTGTCAGTAAAATTCCAG CTACTGTTGACAATTTGACGAGCAGAATATTTATTTGGGAGGATGAGAAAAATATGCCTTTCCTATATGATGGG GTGCGCTTGGTGTCCGTTCTAGAAGACTACAAACTTAAGAGACAACAAAAGGAAGAGGAAAAACGAAGATACAGG GAACACAAAAAATTACAAAATCTTCTCCTCACTGAGAAGGAAGCAGTTTATGGATCCAAACCTACTCCAAAACGGAGCAATAGTTTCAACAGAAAGACAAATGCTTATCATGCAAACGGGAATGGCAACGGCTTCATGACTCCTTCACCGCGACGAATTTCTGTTGGCAGTGCAACTCCTGAGCTGCTCACGCCACGCTCGTACTCTGGCCGTTATAATAGCTACTTCAAGGAGACAAGACGGTTGTCCGCTGCTCCACTGAATTTTGTTGCTGTATCCAAGGAGGATACTATATCTTCATTCACATCCATCGCAGGTTCAGAAGTTGGTTCTCCACCTCTCAGATAG
- the LOC103969244 gene encoding homeobox-leucine zipper protein ROC8-like isoform X2 — translation MDSSDEQDVPDSQGRKKRYHRHTPRQIQELESMFKVCPHPDEKQRKQLSRDLGLEPRQIKFWFQNRRTQMKAQQERADNCLLRAENDKIRCENIAMREALRNVICPSCGGPPPDDDPYFDEQNLRMENAKLKEELDRVSSLASKYLGRPITQLPPVQPMSISSLDLSVGGYSHPGISPSLDLDLLCQSSSSAFPYPFPASMSELDKPLMVEMATGAMEEVIRVVQTDEPLWVKSGSDGRDILQLETYDRMFQRSARQLRFSDTRVEASRDSALVVMNAVTLVDMFMDASKWGELFPTIVSKARTVEVLAAGMAGSRSGSLVLMYEELQVLSPVVPTRDFCFLRYCQQIEPSVWAVADVSVDFPGDNQLAPSSRSRRLPSGCLIVEMPNGYSKVTWVEHMEIEEKNPIHALFRDLIDGGMAFGAQRWLATLQRMCERFACLNVAGIPARDIGVAPSPDGKRSMMKLAQRMVINFCANVGASNGHKWTTLSGVNDVGVRVTLHKNTDAGQPNGVVLSAATSIWLPISAERIFSFFKDERTRTQWDVLSNGNTVQEVAHITNGSHPGNCISLLRGLNSGQNTMLILQECCTDASGSVVVYSPVDLPAINIVMSGEDPSYVPILPSGFTILPDGRSAGGYGASSSSNPMGGSAGSLVTVAFQILMSSLPSAKLNLESVMTVNNLIGTTVQQIKAALSCPDV, via the exons ATGGACTCCAGCGACGAACAGGACGTTCCGGACTCACAAGGGAGGAAGAAGCGGTACCACCGGCATACCCCGCGGCAGATTCAAGAACTGGAGTC GATGTTCAAGGTCTGCCCGCACCCGGACGAGAAGCAGAGGAAGCAGCTGAGCCGCGATCTGGGGCTGGAGCCGCGGCAGATCAAGTTCTGGTTCCAGAACCGCCGGACGCAAATGAAG GCGCAACAAGAGCGGGCGGACAACTGCTTGCTCCGCGCTGAGAACGACAAGATCCGGTGCGAGAACATCGCGATGAGGGAGGCCCTCAGGAACGTCATCTGCCCCTCCTGCGGCGGTCCTCCCCCCGATGACGACCCCTACTTCGACGAGCAGAATCTGCGGATGGAGAATGCCAAGTTGAAGGAGGAG CTCGATCGCGTTTCGAGTCTTGCATCGAAGTACCTGGGAAGGCCCATCACGCAGCTTCCTCCAGTTCAGCCAATGTCGATCTCATCGCTAGACTTATCGGTTGGAGGATACAGTCATCCGGGGATAAGCCCTTCCCTCGATCTCGATCTCCTTTGCCAGAGCTCGTCTTCGGCATTTCCGTATCCGTTTCCAGCATCAATGTCGGAGCTTGACAAGCCTCTCATGGTCGAGATGGCCACCGGTGCAATGGAGGAAGTCATCAGAGTGGTGCAGACCGATGAACCCCTGTGGGTGAAGTCGGGCAGCGATGGAAGGGACATACTCCAACTCGAAACCTACGACAGGATGTTCCAAAGGTCAGCTCGGCAGCTCAGGTTCTCAGATACTCGAGTCGAGGCATCGAGGGATTCAGCTCTTGTGGTCATGAATGCTGTGACATTGGTCGACATGTTCATGGACGCA AGCAAGTGGGGAGAGCTGTTCCCGACGATCGTGTCCAAGGCAAGGACTGTCGAAGTCCTGGCGGCTGGAATGGCTGGAAGTAGAAGTGGATCTTTGGTGTTG ATGTACGAGGAGCTACAGGTTCTTTCGCCGGTCGTTCCTACTCGCGATTTCTGCTTCCTGCGGTATTGCCAGCAAATAGAGCCCAGCGTGTGGGCGGTGGCTGATGTTTCGGTGGACTTTCCCGGAGATAACCAGCTCGCACCTTCTTCCCGATCAAGGAGGCTTCCTTCTGGCTGCTTGATTGTGGAAATGCCCAATGGCTATTCTAAG GTAACCTGGGTCGAACACATGGAGATCGAAGAAAAGAATCCGATTCACGCACTCTTCAGGGATCTTATAGACGGTGGAATGGCATTTGGAGCACAGCGCTGGCTCGCGACTCTCCAGAGAATGTGTGAGAGGTTTGCTTGTTTGAACGTCGCCGGAATTCCAGCTAGAGACATCGGAG TGGCTCCCTCTCCCGATGGCAAGAGGAGCATGATGAAGCTTGCTCAGAGGATGGTGATCAACTTCTGTGCCAACGTCGGCGCATCGAATGGTCACAAATGGACTACACTCTCGGGGGTAAACGATGTCGGAGTCAGAGTTACGCTTCACAAGAACACAGATGCCGGCCAGCCTAATGGAGTGGTTCTCAGCGCAGCAACCTCTATATGGCTTCCTATATCAGCTGAGAGGATCTTTAGTttcttcaaggatgaacgaactcgAACTCAG TGGGATGTTCTCTCGAACGGAAACACTGTACAAGAGGTGGCTCATATCACGAATGGTTCACATCCGGGAAACTGCATTTCTCTTCTTCGT GGACTCAATTCTGGGCAGAACACGATGCTGATACTCCAGGAGTGCTGCACTGATGCTTCGGGCTCGGTTGTGGTCTATTCTCCGGTCGACCTGCCGGCCATCAACATCGTCATGAGCGGAGAGGATCCGTCCTACGTACCGATTCTGCCGTCAGGCTTCACCATATTACCGGATGGGCGATCGGCTGGGGGCTACGGCGCGTCGTCCAGCTCGAATCCGATGGGTGGCTCCGCCGGCTCGCTGGTGACTGTGGCGTTTCAGATACTAATGAGTAGCTTGCCGTCGGCGAAGCTCAACTTGGAGTCGGTAATGACGGTCAATAACTTGATCGGCACCACAGTTCAGCAAATAAAGGCTGCCTTGAGCTGTCCCGACGTCTGA
- the LOC103969244 gene encoding homeobox-leucine zipper protein ROC8-like isoform X1, which produces MDSSDEQDVPDSQGRKKRYHRHTPRQIQELESMFKVCPHPDEKQRKQLSRDLGLEPRQIKFWFQNRRTQMKAQQERADNCLLRAENDKIRCENIAMREALRNVICPSCGGPPPDDDPYFDEQNLRMENAKLKEELDRVSSLASKYLGRPITQLPPVQPMSISSLDLSVGGYSHPGISPSLDLDLLCQSSSSAFPYPFPASMSELDKPLMVEMATGAMEEVIRVVQTDEPLWVKSGSDGRDILQLETYDRMFQRSARQLRFSDTRVEASRDSALVVMNAVTLVDMFMDASKWGELFPTIVSKARTVEVLAAGMAGSRSGSLVLGVQMYEELQVLSPVVPTRDFCFLRYCQQIEPSVWAVADVSVDFPGDNQLAPSSRSRRLPSGCLIVEMPNGYSKVTWVEHMEIEEKNPIHALFRDLIDGGMAFGAQRWLATLQRMCERFACLNVAGIPARDIGVAPSPDGKRSMMKLAQRMVINFCANVGASNGHKWTTLSGVNDVGVRVTLHKNTDAGQPNGVVLSAATSIWLPISAERIFSFFKDERTRTQWDVLSNGNTVQEVAHITNGSHPGNCISLLRGLNSGQNTMLILQECCTDASGSVVVYSPVDLPAINIVMSGEDPSYVPILPSGFTILPDGRSAGGYGASSSSNPMGGSAGSLVTVAFQILMSSLPSAKLNLESVMTVNNLIGTTVQQIKAALSCPDV; this is translated from the exons ATGGACTCCAGCGACGAACAGGACGTTCCGGACTCACAAGGGAGGAAGAAGCGGTACCACCGGCATACCCCGCGGCAGATTCAAGAACTGGAGTC GATGTTCAAGGTCTGCCCGCACCCGGACGAGAAGCAGAGGAAGCAGCTGAGCCGCGATCTGGGGCTGGAGCCGCGGCAGATCAAGTTCTGGTTCCAGAACCGCCGGACGCAAATGAAG GCGCAACAAGAGCGGGCGGACAACTGCTTGCTCCGCGCTGAGAACGACAAGATCCGGTGCGAGAACATCGCGATGAGGGAGGCCCTCAGGAACGTCATCTGCCCCTCCTGCGGCGGTCCTCCCCCCGATGACGACCCCTACTTCGACGAGCAGAATCTGCGGATGGAGAATGCCAAGTTGAAGGAGGAG CTCGATCGCGTTTCGAGTCTTGCATCGAAGTACCTGGGAAGGCCCATCACGCAGCTTCCTCCAGTTCAGCCAATGTCGATCTCATCGCTAGACTTATCGGTTGGAGGATACAGTCATCCGGGGATAAGCCCTTCCCTCGATCTCGATCTCCTTTGCCAGAGCTCGTCTTCGGCATTTCCGTATCCGTTTCCAGCATCAATGTCGGAGCTTGACAAGCCTCTCATGGTCGAGATGGCCACCGGTGCAATGGAGGAAGTCATCAGAGTGGTGCAGACCGATGAACCCCTGTGGGTGAAGTCGGGCAGCGATGGAAGGGACATACTCCAACTCGAAACCTACGACAGGATGTTCCAAAGGTCAGCTCGGCAGCTCAGGTTCTCAGATACTCGAGTCGAGGCATCGAGGGATTCAGCTCTTGTGGTCATGAATGCTGTGACATTGGTCGACATGTTCATGGACGCA AGCAAGTGGGGAGAGCTGTTCCCGACGATCGTGTCCAAGGCAAGGACTGTCGAAGTCCTGGCGGCTGGAATGGCTGGAAGTAGAAGTGGATCTTTGGTGTTG GGCGTGCAGATGTACGAGGAGCTACAGGTTCTTTCGCCGGTCGTTCCTACTCGCGATTTCTGCTTCCTGCGGTATTGCCAGCAAATAGAGCCCAGCGTGTGGGCGGTGGCTGATGTTTCGGTGGACTTTCCCGGAGATAACCAGCTCGCACCTTCTTCCCGATCAAGGAGGCTTCCTTCTGGCTGCTTGATTGTGGAAATGCCCAATGGCTATTCTAAG GTAACCTGGGTCGAACACATGGAGATCGAAGAAAAGAATCCGATTCACGCACTCTTCAGGGATCTTATAGACGGTGGAATGGCATTTGGAGCACAGCGCTGGCTCGCGACTCTCCAGAGAATGTGTGAGAGGTTTGCTTGTTTGAACGTCGCCGGAATTCCAGCTAGAGACATCGGAG TGGCTCCCTCTCCCGATGGCAAGAGGAGCATGATGAAGCTTGCTCAGAGGATGGTGATCAACTTCTGTGCCAACGTCGGCGCATCGAATGGTCACAAATGGACTACACTCTCGGGGGTAAACGATGTCGGAGTCAGAGTTACGCTTCACAAGAACACAGATGCCGGCCAGCCTAATGGAGTGGTTCTCAGCGCAGCAACCTCTATATGGCTTCCTATATCAGCTGAGAGGATCTTTAGTttcttcaaggatgaacgaactcgAACTCAG TGGGATGTTCTCTCGAACGGAAACACTGTACAAGAGGTGGCTCATATCACGAATGGTTCACATCCGGGAAACTGCATTTCTCTTCTTCGT GGACTCAATTCTGGGCAGAACACGATGCTGATACTCCAGGAGTGCTGCACTGATGCTTCGGGCTCGGTTGTGGTCTATTCTCCGGTCGACCTGCCGGCCATCAACATCGTCATGAGCGGAGAGGATCCGTCCTACGTACCGATTCTGCCGTCAGGCTTCACCATATTACCGGATGGGCGATCGGCTGGGGGCTACGGCGCGTCGTCCAGCTCGAATCCGATGGGTGGCTCCGCCGGCTCGCTGGTGACTGTGGCGTTTCAGATACTAATGAGTAGCTTGCCGTCGGCGAAGCTCAACTTGGAGTCGGTAATGACGGTCAATAACTTGATCGGCACCACAGTTCAGCAAATAAAGGCTGCCTTGAGCTGTCCCGACGTCTGA